The DNA sequence GCCATATCCGGCGTAACCGGGACGTGGATAAAGCCTGCTTTTACAGAAAGCTCTTGGTCATTAATAAAACGCAGCACCCGGTAAAGCGTCGAATTGCATATATACGTGCCTGCACTGTAGGAGACTTCAGCAGGGATTCCAGCTTCCTGAAGGTTTTCTGTCAGATTTCTGACTGGAATTGTCGCAAAAATGCCATCGGGTCCCCCGCTGTCTATGTACCGGTCAGCTGGTGCGTCTCCTGCATTGTCAGGCGTGTCTGGAGCATGCTCGATGTTGACCGCTGTCTGCTCGATGTTGATCGTCTGTCTTCCTGCAGCCACGCCGAAGTGGAGCACAACGTCCGGATTCCAGCTCTTTATTATATCCAGCGCTTTATGAGCACACGTCTGAAAAATGACTGGAAGACCTTCCGCTCGAACGTCAGCACCTGGAAATTTCTCCTGCTTCACCCATTCCGCGAGCTCCCAGGACGGGTTTTTATCCATTTTTCCAAATGGCTCGAAGCCAGTAAATAATATTTTCATACAACGACCTCCCTCTTCTTCTTATATTTTCGCTTCTTTTTCTTTTTTTTTCAAGTTTCCTTCCTCCCTTCTTTTCCTTTACGTGTACATAAGGAGTGAAAGGGGGTGAGAAAATGAACTTCTTAACACAATCACGCCTCGTATTGACGTTTAATGCAGGCTACGATGAAGACGGAAACACGATGTTCCAGTCGCGTTCTTTCCGTAACATTCAGCCGCAGGCAGCCGATGCCGATCTTTATAAAGCCGCAGCAGCGATTGCTTCCCTGCAGAGCCACCTGCTTTACAGCGTTGAACGCAACAATGTTTATGAACTGACAGAATAAGTAGAGGAGGAGAAAGGATATGAGTAAACGATTGGAACTTTTATTTACGACAGAACTTGGAACGAGCTCGACCATCGGTATAGATAATCCGAAGGAACCGGTGGACGCCCTGGCAGTATCAGAAGCGATGGATGACATTTTAGAATCTGGAGTTTTCCACGGTGCCAACGGCTTCCTGACCGGAAAGCGCGGAGCCCGCATCGTCGACCGCACTGTAGAAACGATCGACATCGATTAGTTATACCGAGGGAATGTTTCTGCCGTACGCGGAGGAACATTCCCTTTTTAGTACAAGAAGCAGGGGAAATTATTCTTCACAGAAAAAATTGTAAAAAGGAGGTCCCGATGGATATATGGATGCAGGCTCTCAGTGAATTTGGTTTTCCGATGACGATTACGTTTTACCTTCTTTACCGGATGGAGAAAAAACTCGATCTCATCAACGACTCAATTATTCAGCTGCAGATTCACCCCGAATCCTATCCGGCCGGCTCGACCGCTTCTGGTATGAAACCCGTTTCCGGATCCGGCGGAAAGTATTAACAACTGGATATAAAATCGACTATACGGAAGTTTCAGCGCACAGATTCTAAAAAATTTGCCTGTATATGTTGAACTTCATAATTAGTTTCCACATCTGTAAATAACCGCTTTCGTTTCCACAGGGGGAAGCCCGCCAATTGTCTGCTCCACTGCAGGCCGAAGCAACGTTTTTTTTATGTTTATCCATCCATAATTTAACATACCTGAAAATTAAAAAGCGGCATGACGGGATTTTCGTCATGCCGCTTTTTCTGTTTTATGATTTGATTGCAGGACGCTGATCATGAAATTTTTAATAAAAGGATGATTTAGCGTCTCTCCGCGCACTCCCTGTCTGCTCATCTCCTGTTATTCCAGCACTTCAATTCCATATTCGAGTGCCAGCCCGAAAAGCTTTTCCAGGTCAGTTTCCACGTCTTCCGATGGTAGTTTGTAATCACTTGCCGGGACGCTGCAGTCTATAAACAGCTGCTCCAATCCCGCCGGAACCAGCATAGTAATGATTTTGGCAGGTCCGGATTTTTCAATTTTATACATATGGGCAATATCACGCGGAGCAGAAACAAAGGTCCCGGGCTTGCCCAAAATCGTTTTTTCGCCAATGGTAAAAGTGGCTTCACCTTCCAGGACATAAAAATACTCGTCTTCATTACGATGAATGTGCAGCGGGGTGACAAAATCCGGTGGATCGATCTCTTCAAGTAAACTGAAAGCACCGCCCGTTTCTTCCCCCGTTACTTTTACTTCCATCAAAGAGCCTAAAAACCAATACTTCTTCCCTTCCCCGCTCGCCAGTGCAAATGCATGGTTCAGTTTCTCCAGCATTGTCCCTGCCTCCTGTCTCAGAATTTCGATACCGTATTGCTGAGAGAACTTCATCATCTTTTTGAAATCCGGCATGATGGTCTTTGACGGCGGGATGCTCTCCTTTTTCCAGGGCAGTATTTCAGGAAGGAATCCCGTGCGACATGCCTCCCTTCAGTTGAAGTTCCGCGGATGAAGGCTGCTGTTTGTATGTATGCGTTCTTGAACTTTCACCTTTAATTATACTCCCTCCTGTGAAAATATTCTATATATTCAGAAATCATCGTTTGCTTCTTTATCCTCTTCAAACAATACAGTAAAGACTTCTTAAGCTGATATTTCCAGCTCGCTCTAGATTTTATTTTCGCTTCTTCCCCTGTTCTTTCACTGCCTGATAAAAATTCGTATGAACGGGTGAGATAAAAAACACGAAAAACGTGGACAGTTTATCCCGTTTTTCGTGTGATAACTGCCTTTTATCGGCAGAAATTTTCTAATTAACATACTGAATCGATGAAACATACCAATCGGAGTTCCGCTGCTCAAAAGCTACTTCGACCACTCCGGAAAGGGTCAGTTCTTCCTCACCGGCTCTGTAAAAAGAGTATTCACTGACGGCCTTGTCCTCGTCCCAATCAAGTGACCGGCGGCTCGTGAAATGGTTCTGGTCCAGCTGCATTAAGTGAAATGACCGGCTGCTTTTGTCTTCGTGAATAACGAGAAGCTCCTCGTCCTCGACAATATCAATTCCATCTGCTGTCAATTCATCCAGCTGGGAATAATCCCGTTCATGCATCACCCGGAAAAATTCCAGAGCCATGCTGTGGAGCTCTTCGCGGCTTTCCATCTGTTCGTTAAATTCCTGGCGGCGGTCCAATGACTCCTGTTTGTACGTGAGAATATCATTTTTCAGTTCCAGATTTTCTTCCCTTAATTCCTTTTCAGCCTCTTCCAGCTCTTTCGTTCGCTCTCTTTCTGCTTCAAGCTGAGCACTGAGATTTTCATTTGTCTGCGCCATCGATGTTTCATTCTGGTCGGATTCCGGCTCTCCGCTGTTGTCGGAACAGGCTGATAAAGTTATCAGTCCCGCACAGGCAAACAGTGTATACACGCTCTTCATTGGCGCCACCCTCATTTCTCCCTGTTTCTGCTTCTCTTAATCATACAAAACTCCCAAACTTTTGACTAGTAAAAGTTAAAAAAATCTAAGTTGTTTTCCAGCCGGAAAAGCGTTTCTTTAACAATCATATGGAAAAGACTGCAGTCAAGAACCAGGAAACGCATTCACTATTTTCACATAAGACGCCGGACTTTAACACTGCTTAAAAAAAAGGGCAGCTTCTTCCCGGATCGTCCGGATGAAAAAGCTGCCCTTTCTGCTGCAGAATTTATTCTTTTTTATTGCTTCGCTTAATTAATTCTTCAAGTACCTGCAGCAGTTCTTCTTTCGACATTTCTTCGGAAGCCGGTTTTTCTTCTTTTCCGCCTTCGTATTCATCTGTTTCGTAAGGTTTTTCTTTTACTTCCTCAACATTCTCTTCTTCAAAAGAAGCATCCGGCTCCGAATCCACATCTTTATAGAACTCGGAAATTTCCGTACGTTTGGAAGACGGGCCGGCAAGCTGCCCGGCGTTTTTCTGCGGCTCTTCTTGTTCTGCATCAAGCAGGTAAGCCGGGACAAGACGGCCGTCAGTCGTCATGAATTTTTTGTTCAGATTCCTTGTTTCCTTATCAAACAGGCTGTAAACGACCGGGATAAGGATAAGCGTCAGGAAGGTCGCACTGATCATACCGCCGATTACGGTAATAGCAAGCGGCTGCTGAATCTCGGAACCTTCGCCGAAGCCGAGAGCGAGCGGCACAAGCGCAAGAATCGTCGTCGAAGCGGTCATCAGAATCGGGCGGGCCCGGTCTTTTACCCCTTCCACAATCGCATCGTAGCTGCTTAGACCGTACTCTTTCTGCCTGTTAATGTAATCAACGAGGACAATGGCATTGTTGACCACGATTCCGACGAGAACGATCAGACCGATAAAGCCGGTAACACTGATCGGTGTCTGTGTGATCGTCAGAGCGAGAGCCACACCGATGATGAACAGTGGAACAGTAAACATAACGACAAATGGATATTTCAGTGACTCAAACTGGGCAGCGAGCACAAAGTACACGAGCACAATAGCCAGTACGAGCGCAAACAGCAGATCCTGCACTGCATCTTCAAGCAGCTGTTGATCGCCAGTATAGGAGATGGTCGTTTCGTTCGGAAGCCCGTAATCATCGACTGTATCCTGGACCAGCTCGTTGATTTCACTGAGGTTGTTATCGGACGTAAACGTCAGGTCGAATTGGACGGATTCTTCCTGATCAATACGATTGATCGTTTCCGGTCCTTCTCCGCGCTCAATTTCCGCTACGTCAGCAAGATCGACAAAGCCGCCTTCCTGGTTGCGGATCTGCAGTTCTTCCAGCGCTTCGACCGTGTCGACAAATTCGTCGTCGTAACGGACGTTAACGGACAGAACATCATTTTGTTCTGTGACGATCTGAGTCGCAAGCACTCCACGGGTTTTGCTGTCTACTTCATCCGCAATTTGTGCCGGAGACAGTCCTTCGTCTCTCGCTGCGTCATCGTCAATCTGCAGCTGCAGTTCCGGAATCGTATCTTCGTACGTATTGGTTACTTCCGTAAATTCATTCATGTCTTCAAATTCTTCAAGCAGTTCTCCGGATACTTCTTCAAGCCGCTCCGGATTAGCGTCAGTAAGATCAAAGGTGAACGAGTTCGGATCCCCTCCGAAGGAAGCATCAATCGAGATACTTACTTCCGCATCAGGAGCTGAACTTTCAATATCACGCCGGATATCTTCCGAAAAGTCGATCGTGGATATATCCCGCTGATCAACAGGGACCATGGTCACGTAAACAACCGCCTGATTCCCCTGGCCGTCGCCTCCTGTCGGCCCCTGATCTCCGGTAGCACCGGTTACGGAGGTATAGCTCTGAATCTGCTGATAACCGTCCAGCTCATCCTCCACGGCCTGAATATCTTCAAATGTTTCTTCAAGCGGTGTTCCTGGTTCGTTTTCCAGTTCAATCTGCATAAAGCTTTCATCAGTCGCAGGCAGGAACTCTGTCCCAACGGTGGAAACACCGAATCCTCCGCCGATAAGCAGAATGAGCGTAGCAAGAAAGACGAGCAGGCGGTTTTTCAGCGACCAGCGTGCGGACTTATCAAACACGCGGATAAAGCGGCTCTTCTTTCGTTTCGCCTCTACTTCTTCCGTTGGTTCTTTCAGCCAGCGGCTCGCAAGCATCGGTACGACCGTCAGAGCGACTGCAAGAGAAGCAAGCAGACTGAAGGAGACAGTCAAGGCAAATTCCCTGAACAGGTTTCCGACGATACCACTGATAAACACAACCGGCAGAAAGACTGAAATCGTCGTCAGCGTACTTGCCGTAATCGCTGTCGCCACTTCTTTCGTTCCGTCTGCCGCAGCAAGACGCGGTGTTTTTTTCATCGAGAGATGCCGGTAAATGTTTTCAATAACAACAATCGAGTTATCGACGAGCATCCCGATACCGAGAGCCAGCCCCCCGAGTGTCATAATGTTAAGCGAGAAGTTCGTAAAGTAGAGAAGAACGAACGTAACGATAACGGAAAATGGTATCGCAATTCCTATGAGCAGCGGTGTTTTCACGCTGCGCAGGAAGAAAAACAGCACGATCATAGCGATAATTCCCCCGCCGATCAGGGCAAGTGAAACGCTGGAAACTGCGTCCTCAATATATTCTCCCTGATTAAAGAGAACATCTGCTTCCAGATCTTCATAGTTATTGGAAGCGAGCAGGTCATCCAGTTCATCCATAAAGTCAGCGGCTACGGTAGCTGTATTTGCTTCCGACTGCTGCTGGACGTTCATAAGAATAGCATCGTCCTGGTTCGTACGGGTAATCACGTCATTTGGTTCCGGTCCCCGTTCCACCGTTGCCACATCTGCTACAGTGACTGTTTCTGTATCCCCGTCTTCCTCTTCAGGAGGATTTTCTGTGAGTACGATATTTTCAATGTCTTCAAGGGTATTCATTTCAAACAGTACCCGGGTCGTAATTTCCTCTCCGCCGTCTTCCACGATACCACCCGGGGCAGTAACGTTATGGGATTGGAGGACCTGGGCTACATCCGACTGATCCAGACCGTTGTCTGTCATCTCTTCCTGGTCAAGTGTAATCTCGATCTCTTCCACTGCTTCCCCGTCAAGATCCACAGAGGCTACACCATCTACTCGGAGCAGGTCATTTTCCATATCAGCGACGAGGTCGTCGATATCGGTGGAATCATCACTTGCGGATAAGGAAAGCTGGATAATAGGAAACTGATCCGGGTCTATTTTTATAAACTGCGGATTTGCAGCTCCATCCGGAAGCTGGGTCTGATTCATGGATGTAATAATGTCGTTTTCCACATCATCGATGGAGGTCGTCCACGCAAATTCCAGCACCGTCAGCGACTGCCCTTCCATCGAAATACTGCTGACCGTATTTAATCCGGGAACGGTCGATAAACTCTGTTCGAGCGGTCTGGATACCTGGTCGGCCACCTCCTGAGGTCCCGCGTCATCGTAAGAGGTAACGACAGCTGCAATCGGCGCGTCTATTTCCGGAAGCAGTTTAAGCGGGATGTTCGTCAGGGAAACAAATCCCAAAACTAAAAATAAGGCCATGGTGACAAGTGTAAACACCGGTCTCCTGATCGAAAAATTGGTTATCTTCATGCTTCGTCTCCTTTCTTCTGGCTGTCCTGAATCAGTTTATGCAGTTTGGAGAACGCATCCCGCATCGCATCCAGATCTTCTTCCGGCAGCTTAACTAAGTATTTTTCCATTATGGTCAATCGTCTTTCTTCCATATGTTCCAGCATCTCCAGACCTTCTGCCTGCAGCTTCAGCACGGTACTGCGCCGGTTTTCTTCATCGACTGAGCGTTCCAGAAGGTGCAGCTGTTCCATTTTCGCTGCCATCTGGCTGACGGCACTGGCTGACACGTTCATATAATGAGCCAGTTCCTTTACGCGCGTCACCTTTTTCTTGCCGATCAGATACATCATCAGCTGCTGGTTCGATGAAAGCTCATTTTCGTAGCCGCTTCCAAATTCATACTGAAGCGTCAGGCTGATGTCGACCATATACTGCTCAATTTCGTCTATTATTTTTTGTTTTTCCATGACACACCCCATAAACTATTAAGTAATTTAACGATTAACTTTCTAAACTATAAATGGTGGGAAGTAAAAATGTCAAAAGATAAAACCTGAGTATATAAAACAAATAATCCAGGTTTCACAAGATTGTCAAATTGGATTATGCCCAGATATAAAATAAATTTAGATACGCTCGTATCCAAAAAGATAAGTTTGGAGAAGTTCGAAAATAAAGGCCTAATTAAAACGCTTCCGGCCGTCCTGACGAAACAGAACGCTGGAAGCGCTTTTAATAGTTTTGATAATGGATAGTTACATCCCCTTCCTTATTCTTAGAAATGCAGACAGTCCTCTATTTCTCATTTGCAGAAACTAAGGAGTATTTGTATTCTGTTTATTTGAAAGATTAGACATAGCCTTGACTGCGAAAAAGGCTACAAGACCAAATCCAACCTTATTAGTTAAATCCGCAACATTGTAAATCAGTTCCCGGACGAGCTGAACTTCAATACCCGATGATAACAATGTTACCGCGTAGCCTATCGGGTAAATGGCCCAGCCAACTAAAATGAAAAGCCGCATGTTGAGAAGGGCTTTTTTGATAGGGGCCGGCCTTTTTTGCGCTGCTTCTGTCACAGTAGTATACAAAAGGTAAATAATATAGATCCAGGCTACAGTTCCGATAACGAAGCTCCATAAGCCGAGCTGCGTAAAACCACCTGCTGTGTTGATAGACGTTTCTCCGATGTAACCGGATACGATCATAATCACATCAGCACTCAGCAGTTTTACTAGAAGAAGATTTCCAATTCTGCCCTTTAAACTTAACAGGAGCGGGAATTTCACTAGTAATAAAGGCGTAGTGATAAGCCAGTCAATATAACGAATTTCTGTTGGAAACGTCTCTATTTCAGAAACTAAACCGGATGTTCCAACCGCATCTTTCATGAAAAAATAGTGTACTGCTGCAACAAATGTTACAAGAGCAGCAACAGTAGCGGTTGAACGATATTCAGGATTTAGACTGCTGCGTTCAACGAGGAAGTACAAAGTACCGGCGGCCATCCCTACAAATCCTACCCAGAACATATACTGTGTTGCAAGTACTAAAAAGCTTACTTCTTCCATTTTATTTTCCTCCTGATATACATGCTTTCGTTTATAATGATGGGAGAATTAAACATCAGCTATTCAACTGACACTAATTTGAAATCATAAAAGAATAGGAATGAGCACAGTCATCGTTTCATAGTTAACAGTCAAAAGATCGACAAGAAAGATTTTATTTAAGACCATCGATCCCAAATAAATTTTGGAAACTCTTTTACATGAAATGAGAAACCTTCCTATTACTTTTACATTGTCATCACCTCCCTTACTAGTATTCGACCGCTTATGTATTGGAAGGGGGCTTCAATTTCTCTGCACTCAATTTCATCTTTGGCAGCCTGCTTGGACAGTTATCCTGCTCTTACTTTTTTATTTATATTCCATTTTACACCAGCATAATGAATTTTGAGGAAAGGCTCCTGACTTTTGTCCTTGTCAACATGAATTTGTCTTAATTATATTTAAAAGTCAGAATTTTTAAAAATTATTAAGCTTGTTTTTCTGTCCCTAGATGGACTTATCACCATAAGACCTATAAACATATGCTCTATTAAAGATTGTTGTTGATAGAGAAGAAAAATCCACTTCATTTCACCTGACACAAGTGTTCTAAAAACTATATGGAATGATTCCTGGGCTGCAAAGACAGCGAGAAAGGAATTAGTTGAGACCACCCCGCGTCCGATGTATTCAACTAAAAAAAGCCAACCTCGAAAGGCGGCCTTTTTATGGATAGGTCATCGTTGTTTCTATCGGCTTCTCTTCATGCATTAAGGCACGGTGATCGTTCGTATAAAGAGAGACTGTTATTTCCAACGCTTCCTCCTTCATCTGCCCGAGCTGATAACGTTCTCCGTAAAGCCGGCTTTCCTTTTCTCCATTCACATAAATATGGGCGTGCCCTTCGTGATAACCGGCATTCTTTTCCGAACTCCGAACGAAAGAAAAATGTTCCGTGTTTATCCTGATTTCGTGCGTTCCGTCTGCTTTTTCAACAATTTCCCCGTCCACGGCAGGCACATTCTCCTCTTCTGCAGGAATATCAATTTCCCCGTGGTCGTGGCTGTCCATCGTAAAATGGCTGTTCAGCGTATAAAAATAAAGAGTAACTCCCACTCCGGTAAACAGCACAATAAAACTTATGATCCGGTAAAGAGACATCTTATTTTTTCAGTCCTTTTCTAATCAGAAATCCTGCAATAAGAAGAACGGCCCCGCTTGCGAGAAAACCAAAATCGTAAAGGAGAGGTACTGCGGCATCGGGCCTGACCCGGTGAATCTGCAGAATATGGTGGTTAGTGATTCCTTCTACGAGATTAAAAATTCCCCCGCCGATCAGAAACTGGGCGGTCATGAGCCGAAATCCCCTTCCGAGCTGCTCTGGTCTTCCACCGAGCCAAAGAATTACCGCTCCTGCTATGAGCGTGATCGTAACGGCAAGATGAAACAGGCCGTCGCTGATAATCTGCATGGTCCGGCTCGTATCCATGATGACGCTGTGCCACTGGAGAAGCTGATGAAAAACAATGCCGTCCATCGCTCCCAGAAAGCCAAAGCCGAGCAGGAAACTGCCTATACTGATAAATTTCGCTTTTTGTGCGGGTGACATGATTTTACTCCTTTCTCAATCGTCTGTTTATTTGTTTCTTACCTCTTTTCCAGGTTTATTCAAACATTTAAATACTAAAGCCCCCGGAAAGAATCCGGAGGCCTGTTTTCATATTTACTACATAAGAGGACCATCTATATTTAAGTCCGTTTCTGTAACCAGCAGCCTTCGTTCCCTGTGAAACAAAGGCTCCGGAAAGTTGAGAAATTTTCAAATAATAAGATCAATCTCAATTAGAGTGATCAAAATTTAAAGAATAAAAACAGCCGCTGCGATCGCTAGAACCCCGACACCTGTCATCTGCAGGGAAGCTGAAGATGGGTTCTTCATGAAAGTCCTCCATAAATAAAAGTAGAGACCGACCATTAAGACCATAAAAATAATACCGTCTATAAATGGAGATATAAAGGCAGGATCAGTCGATTCGTTATAAATTCCGTAATTAATACTCATTGCTGCGATCCAGCCGATAAGAATCGAGAGCCCGACCCATAATAAAAGTTTCTGCATGACTGTTCCTCCTTTCTATTCGTTGGCTGCCTGTTCAAAAAAAGCTTCGTAAGTTTCTTTGCCGTACATGCCGCTGATCCGGTCTGCTTCCTCCCCGTTTTCAAAATAAATCACTGTCGGCGTTCCTTCAATCCCGTAATCATCCCATCCTTGATCAAATTCAAGGATATTGTACAGTTCCAGATCCACATTCATATCTTCAGCGAGCGGTACAATAACAGGGGTCGTTTCATTGCAGTACTGACACTGTCCGCTGTAGAAATAAACCATAGCTGAACCGTCTTCGTCGAGCCTGCTGTCGAGCTCTTCAGGCAGAATGATATTTTCGTAAAGCGGGTTATCGAGCTGATCGATCGTTTCCTGATGAAGCGAATCGAGCCCGAAAGGATTCCCCTGGGCAGCCTGTTCGTTTTGATACGACGTAACAAAAATAAGGGCGGCAAAAATAACGACCACCACTCCGCCGATCATAAGTAATTTTTTCATTCGTTTCTCCTCTTTTCTCCGCGAATGACCAGCACAAGCAGAATACTGATTATCGTAAATGCTGTCAGGGCAAGAAATGGAATCGTGATAAAGCCTGCAGCGTTAATATACTGAGCATTACACGGAACAACCCCGCAGACTTCTCCTGCTTCCTGCAAAGCCGGCACTTTCTGCAGCAGGTAATGATACAAAGAAAAACCGCCGCCGATAATTGCAAGCGGC is a window from the Alkalicoccus halolimnae genome containing:
- a CDS encoding peptidase C15 codes for the protein MKILFTGFEPFGKMDKNPSWELAEWVKQEKFPGADVRAEGLPVIFQTCAHKALDIIKSWNPDVVLHFGVAAGRQTINIEQTAVNIEHAPDTPDNAGDAPADRYIDSGGPDGIFATIPVRNLTENLQEAGIPAEVSYSAGTYICNSTLYRVLRFINDQELSVKAGFIHVPVTPDMASGSSLPSMDLEVQKRAVTQLIATLVKEEENRD
- a CDS encoding DUF1659 domain-containing protein, which codes for MNFLTQSRLVLTFNAGYDEDGNTMFQSRSFRNIQPQAADADLYKAAAAIASLQSHLLYSVERNNVYELTE
- a CDS encoding DUF2922 domain-containing protein: MSKRLELLFTTELGTSSTIGIDNPKEPVDALAVSEAMDDILESGVFHGANGFLTGKRGARIVDRTVETIDID
- a CDS encoding YvrJ family protein produces the protein MDIWMQALSEFGFPMTITFYLLYRMEKKLDLINDSIIQLQIHPESYPAGSTASGMKPVSGSGGKY
- a CDS encoding quercetin 2,3-dioxygenase, which gives rise to MLEKLNHAFALASGEGKKYWFLGSLMEVKVTGEETGGAFSLLEEIDPPDFVTPLHIHRNEDEYFYVLEGEATFTIGEKTILGKPGTFVSAPRDIAHMYKIEKSGPAKIITMLVPAGLEQLFIDCSVPASDYKLPSEDVETDLEKLFGLALEYGIEVLE
- a CDS encoding efflux RND transporter permease subunit, whose amino-acid sequence is MKITNFSIRRPVFTLVTMALFLVLGFVSLTNIPLKLLPEIDAPIAAVVTSYDDAGPQEVADQVSRPLEQSLSTVPGLNTVSSISMEGQSLTVLEFAWTTSIDDVENDIITSMNQTQLPDGAANPQFIKIDPDQFPIIQLSLSASDDSTDIDDLVADMENDLLRVDGVASVDLDGEAVEEIEITLDQEEMTDNGLDQSDVAQVLQSHNVTAPGGIVEDGGEEITTRVLFEMNTLEDIENIVLTENPPEEEDGDTETVTVADVATVERGPEPNDVITRTNQDDAILMNVQQQSEANTATVAADFMDELDDLLASNNYEDLEADVLFNQGEYIEDAVSSVSLALIGGGIIAMIVLFFFLRSVKTPLLIGIAIPFSVIVTFVLLYFTNFSLNIMTLGGLALGIGMLVDNSIVVIENIYRHLSMKKTPRLAAADGTKEVATAITASTLTTISVFLPVVFISGIVGNLFREFALTVSFSLLASLAVALTVVPMLASRWLKEPTEEVEAKRKKSRFIRVFDKSARWSLKNRLLVFLATLILLIGGGFGVSTVGTEFLPATDESFMQIELENEPGTPLEETFEDIQAVEDELDGYQQIQSYTSVTGATGDQGPTGGDGQGNQAVVYVTMVPVDQRDISTIDFSEDIRRDIESSAPDAEVSISIDASFGGDPNSFTFDLTDANPERLEEVSGELLEEFEDMNEFTEVTNTYEDTIPELQLQIDDDAARDEGLSPAQIADEVDSKTRGVLATQIVTEQNDVLSVNVRYDDEFVDTVEALEELQIRNQEGGFVDLADVAEIERGEGPETINRIDQEESVQFDLTFTSDNNLSEINELVQDTVDDYGLPNETTISYTGDQQLLEDAVQDLLFALVLAIVLVYFVLAAQFESLKYPFVVMFTVPLFIIGVALALTITQTPISVTGFIGLIVLVGIVVNNAIVLVDYINRQKEYGLSSYDAIVEGVKDRARPILMTASTTILALVPLALGFGEGSEIQQPLAITVIGGMISATFLTLILIPVVYSLFDKETRNLNKKFMTTDGRLVPAYLLDAEQEEPQKNAGQLAGPSSKRTEISEFYKDVDSEPDASFEEENVEEVKEKPYETDEYEGGKEEKPASEEMSKEELLQVLEELIKRSNKKE
- a CDS encoding MarR family winged helix-turn-helix transcriptional regulator, which translates into the protein MEKQKIIDEIEQYMVDISLTLQYEFGSGYENELSSNQQLMMYLIGKKKVTRVKELAHYMNVSASAVSQMAAKMEQLHLLERSVDEENRRSTVLKLQAEGLEMLEHMEERRLTIMEKYLVKLPEEDLDAMRDAFSKLHKLIQDSQKKGDEA
- a CDS encoding bacteriorhodopsin — encoded protein: MEEVSFLVLATQYMFWVGFVGMAAGTLYFLVERSSLNPEYRSTATVAALVTFVAAVHYFFMKDAVGTSGLVSEIETFPTEIRYIDWLITTPLLLVKFPLLLSLKGRIGNLLLVKLLSADVIMIVSGYIGETSINTAGGFTQLGLWSFVIGTVAWIYIIYLLYTTVTEAAQKRPAPIKKALLNMRLFILVGWAIYPIGYAVTLLSSGIEVQLVRELIYNVADLTNKVGFGLVAFFAVKAMSNLSNKQNTNTP
- a CDS encoding DUF2243 domain-containing protein, coding for MSPAQKAKFISIGSFLLGFGFLGAMDGIVFHQLLQWHSVIMDTSRTMQIISDGLFHLAVTITLIAGAVILWLGGRPEQLGRGFRLMTAQFLIGGGIFNLVEGITNHHILQIHRVRPDAAVPLLYDFGFLASGAVLLIAGFLIRKGLKK
- a CDS encoding thioredoxin family protein — its product is MKKLLMIGGVVVVIFAALIFVTSYQNEQAAQGNPFGLDSLHQETIDQLDNPLYENIILPEELDSRLDEDGSAMVYFYSGQCQYCNETTPVIVPLAEDMNVDLELYNILEFDQGWDDYGIEGTPTVIYFENGEEADRISGMYGKETYEAFFEQAANE
- a CDS encoding disulfide oxidoreductase, whose product is MKNQTETLLASAWTVALTAVLGSLYFSEVQRYVPCELCWVQRIFMYPLVITLAVAVIRKEAAHAYYALPLAIIGGGFSLYHYLLQKVPALQEAGEVCGVVPCNAQYINAAGFITIPFLALTAFTIISILLVLVIRGEKRRNE